A genome region from Pseudomonas sp. S06B 330 includes the following:
- a CDS encoding DUF1272 domain-containing protein, whose protein sequence is MLELRPNCECCGCDLPGDSQDALICSFECTFCTDCNERQLKGQCPNCGGELVKRPARAAAKLAKYPASTTRIVKEQGCSTP, encoded by the coding sequence ATGCTCGAACTGCGCCCTAATTGTGAATGCTGTGGTTGTGACCTGCCTGGCGATAGCCAGGACGCGTTGATCTGCTCGTTTGAGTGCACCTTTTGCACCGACTGCAATGAGCGCCAGCTCAAGGGGCAGTGCCCCAATTGCGGCGGTGAGCTGGTCAAGCGGCCGGCGCGCGCAGCGGCCAAACTGGCCAAGTACCCGGCGTCGACGACACGGATCGTCAAGGAACAGGGCTGCTCGACGCCGTAA
- the pilO gene encoding type 4a pilus biogenesis protein PilO codes for MPIHSLIVHERVRQLGVVGLAGAALVLLALLYGAAVVLPHWQQVQQQHLRSEQALAQLQQLKRGDLKLPQVPQRELEDFHKQLPAQPQATVVIDRIYSLAKAERISLARGEYALGVDPKTQLARYQILLPVRGSYPQIRRFVHALLGQLPALVLEDVDLQRKKIGDSELTGRLRMTLYLSRS; via the coding sequence ATGCCCATCCATAGCCTGATTGTCCATGAGCGTGTCCGCCAGTTGGGCGTGGTTGGCCTGGCCGGTGCTGCCTTGGTGTTGCTGGCCTTGCTGTATGGCGCGGCAGTGGTACTGCCACACTGGCAGCAGGTGCAACAGCAGCACCTTCGCAGCGAGCAGGCGCTGGCGCAGTTGCAGCAACTCAAACGTGGCGACCTGAAACTGCCGCAGGTGCCCCAGCGTGAACTGGAAGACTTTCACAAACAACTGCCGGCCCAGCCGCAGGCCACCGTGGTCATCGACCGTATCTACAGCTTGGCCAAGGCCGAACGCATCAGCCTGGCTCGCGGTGAGTATGCCCTGGGGGTCGACCCGAAGACCCAGCTGGCGCGCTATCAGATCCTCTTGCCGGTGCGTGGCAGCTACCCGCAGATCCGCCGCTTCGTTCACGCCTTGCTCGGTCAGTTGCCGGCCCTGGTGCTGGAAGACGTCGACCTGCAGCGCAAGAAGATCGGGGACAGCGAGCTGACCGGTCGCCTACGTATGACCCTTTATCTGTCGAGGTCATGA
- a CDS encoding cobalamin biosynthesis protein → MPLFVGLGCRRGCPVETLGNLLVQTLKAHNLPLTAVAGLASIDLKHDEPGLQQLAQQLNVPLLFFSAAHLAPFEQRLSHRSVVAYQHSGCYGVAESAALALAEQLAGPAHLRITRTLCADASLALATVAAFGR, encoded by the coding sequence ATGCCGCTGTTCGTCGGCCTGGGTTGCCGACGGGGTTGCCCGGTAGAAACGCTGGGCAACCTGCTGGTGCAGACACTCAAGGCCCACAACTTGCCACTTACGGCAGTCGCGGGCCTTGCCAGCATCGACCTCAAGCACGATGAGCCTGGGCTGCAACAACTGGCCCAGCAGTTGAATGTCCCGTTGCTGTTTTTCAGTGCCGCACACTTAGCGCCCTTCGAACAGCGCTTGAGCCATCGTTCAGTCGTTGCCTACCAACACAGCGGTTGCTACGGCGTCGCCGAAAGCGCCGCTCTGGCCTTGGCCGAGCAACTCGCAGGCCCGGCCCACCTGCGCATTACCCGCACGCTGTGTGCCGACGCCAGCCTGGCGTTGGCCACAGTGGCAGCATTTGGCAGATAA
- the cobM gene encoding precorrin-4 C(11)-methyltransferase: MTVYFIGAGPGDPELITVKGQRLIHRCPVIIYAGSLVPTAVLEGHRAETVINSAELHLAQIIEAIKHAHDQGLDVARVHSGDPSLYGAIGEQIRYLRELGIPYEIVPGVTAVAASAALLGCELTLPDIAQTVILTRYGDKSPMPEGEQLAELARHRTTLAIHLGVKHLERIVTELRPYYGGDCPIAVVHRATWPDQDWVLATLDGIVEQVQAKGFRRTALILVGRVLANDSFAESALYRASHAHLYRPNEN, translated from the coding sequence ATGACCGTCTATTTCATCGGTGCCGGCCCCGGCGACCCCGAGCTGATCACCGTCAAGGGCCAGCGCCTGATCCATCGCTGCCCGGTGATCATCTATGCCGGTTCCCTGGTACCGACTGCGGTGCTTGAAGGCCATCGCGCCGAGACGGTAATCAACAGTGCCGAACTGCATCTGGCGCAGATCATCGAAGCGATCAAGCACGCCCACGACCAGGGCCTGGATGTGGCGCGCGTCCATAGCGGTGACCCGAGCCTGTACGGTGCAATCGGTGAGCAGATCCGTTACCTGCGCGAGCTGGGCATTCCCTATGAGATCGTCCCCGGCGTAACGGCCGTGGCCGCCAGCGCCGCCCTGCTCGGTTGCGAACTGACCTTACCGGACATCGCCCAGACCGTGATCCTCACCCGCTACGGGGACAAGTCGCCGATGCCCGAGGGCGAGCAATTGGCTGAGCTTGCTCGACATCGCACTACCCTGGCGATTCACCTGGGGGTCAAACACCTGGAGAGAATCGTCACAGAACTGCGCCCGTATTACGGCGGTGATTGCCCGATTGCAGTGGTCCACCGGGCAACATGGCCCGATCAGGATTGGGTGCTCGCGACCCTTGATGGTATTGTCGAGCAGGTCCAGGCCAAGGGCTTTCGGCGTACCGCACTGATTCTGGTCGGCCGAGTATTGGCCAATGACAGCTTTGCCGAGTCGGCGCTGTACCGCGCCAGCCATGCTCACCTCTATCGTCCCAACGAGAACTGA
- a CDS encoding CbtB domain-containing protein: MPISTASHTAVTPSSLSQRLLVAVGASLLGLCLVYFAGFSHIEAVHNAAHDTRHSAAFPCH; this comes from the coding sequence ATGCCTATCAGTACCGCCAGTCACACCGCCGTTACCCCTTCAAGTCTCAGCCAGCGCCTGCTGGTTGCTGTCGGTGCCTCGCTGCTGGGCCTGTGCCTGGTGTACTTTGCCGGTTTCTCGCACATCGAAGCGGTACACAACGCCGCCCACGATACCCGTCACAGCGCCGCTTTCCCCTGCCACTGA
- a CDS encoding type II secretion system protein, translating into MAAYMPSGSAAEAGFTYLGVLLLIAVTGIALGSTVTLWSTQALRERERDLLWVGSQYAQALRSYYRNSPGLAQYPETLEALLEDPRYPNLKRHLRRLYPDPITGSDDWGLLRAIDGRITGVYSRSDLAPLKQTGFAAQWSDFEGLQHYSDWQFVAEKDFAESAASGRKGQGAGQ; encoded by the coding sequence ATGGCAGCTTATATGCCGAGTGGTAGCGCCGCCGAAGCGGGCTTCACGTACCTGGGGGTGCTGTTGCTGATTGCGGTGACCGGTATCGCCCTGGGTTCGACGGTGACCCTGTGGTCGACCCAGGCGCTGCGCGAGCGCGAGCGCGACCTGCTCTGGGTTGGCAGTCAGTATGCCCAGGCCTTGCGCAGCTACTACCGCAACTCGCCGGGCCTTGCGCAGTACCCAGAGACCCTGGAAGCACTGCTGGAAGACCCGCGCTATCCCAACCTCAAGCGTCACTTGCGTCGTTTGTACCCGGACCCAATCACCGGCAGCGATGACTGGGGGCTGCTGCGCGCCATCGACGGGCGCATCACCGGGGTGTACAGCCGTTCGGATCTCGCCCCGTTGAAACAGACCGGGTTTGCCGCCCAGTGGTCGGACTTTGAAGGCCTGCAGCACTACTCAGACTGGCAGTTCGTGGCTGAGAAGGATTTTGCCGAATCCGCCGCAAGTGGGCGCAAGGGCCAGGGAGCAGGGCAATGA
- the csgE gene encoding curli production assembly/transport protein CsgE — protein sequence MNRRLATCALALVLLAGTARGGAEDEMMGFIVDNTISHIGHDFYYSFAERLRATSRLDFNLVVRERPDPRWGSLVTVEYEQRVVYRRFLPPNTTELKDAAYEAADLVKAQIIQRKLQMLLQDTTDLERDEL from the coding sequence ATGAACCGCCGCCTGGCAACCTGCGCCCTGGCCTTGGTGCTGCTGGCCGGCACGGCCCGCGGCGGTGCCGAGGACGAGATGATGGGCTTTATCGTCGACAACACCATCTCGCACATTGGCCACGACTTCTATTACAGCTTCGCCGAGCGGTTGCGTGCCACCAGCCGCCTGGATTTCAACCTGGTGGTACGCGAACGGCCCGACCCACGCTGGGGCAGCCTGGTCACGGTCGAGTATGAGCAACGGGTGGTCTACCGGCGTTTCCTGCCACCCAACACCACAGAGCTGAAGGACGCCGCCTATGAAGCGGCTGACCTGGTCAAGGCGCAGATCATCCAGCGCAAGTTGCAGATGCTGCTGCAGGACACCACCGATCTAGAGAGGGATGAGCTATGA
- a CDS encoding secretin N-terminal domain-containing protein has product MISSRHCNKAPYLMLALCVALAGCGTSGVRKDGQALIAEGQYEAGIALLEESLKENPRDTELNIAVIQGRRQAVEALLSQADSDRSRHDFAGASMGYGRVLTLEPNNRRAQEAVRQLEQIHNLDERITLGQAALRRGDLFGAERHMREVLQLDPQNAQGLTLRSDIELVQSRTAQPNPQLRTKMERPVTLEFRDANLKTIFEVLSQVAGLNFIFDKDLRPDMKATIFVKDVRIEDAVALLLEQNQLHQKVVNDNTLLIYPDSPQKTKDYQELVMRTFYLTSIDSNTALNLVKTMLKTRDVFVDERLNTLTMRDTPDAVRMAEKLLQSQDQSNPEVVLEVEVMEVARSRILELGLQWPNTFGVLNEDGKAVSTLDQLRGIDSSRITISPSPQAKINAQDNDINTLASPVIRVSNREQARIHIGQRVPIVSATSVPSTQGPVITESITYLDVGLKLEVTPIVHLNNEVAIKVSLEVSNAKPLEPTRQGTIPVQVDTRNAQTSLRLHDGETQVLAGLVRNDDGASGNKIPLLGDIPGLGRLFGSNRNDKSQSELVLSITPRIVRNLPYQSPSDMEFPSGTETSMQIRNLNRTIEVSDEQPIAAVPTAVRP; this is encoded by the coding sequence ATGATTTCGTCCAGGCACTGCAACAAGGCGCCGTACCTGATGCTGGCACTGTGTGTAGCCCTGGCCGGCTGCGGTACCAGTGGCGTACGCAAGGACGGCCAGGCGCTGATCGCCGAAGGGCAGTACGAAGCGGGCATCGCCTTGCTCGAGGAATCACTCAAGGAAAATCCGCGCGACACCGAGCTGAACATCGCCGTGATCCAGGGCCGTCGACAGGCGGTGGAGGCCTTACTGAGCCAGGCTGATAGCGACCGCAGCCGCCACGACTTCGCGGGTGCAAGCATGGGCTACGGCCGGGTGCTGACCCTGGAGCCGAACAACCGCCGGGCCCAGGAGGCGGTGCGCCAGCTTGAACAGATCCACAACCTCGACGAGCGCATCACCCTCGGCCAGGCAGCGCTGCGTCGCGGTGACCTGTTCGGTGCCGAGCGACACATGCGTGAAGTGCTCCAGCTCGACCCGCAGAACGCTCAAGGCCTGACCCTGCGCAGTGACATCGAACTGGTGCAGAGCCGCACCGCCCAGCCTAACCCGCAACTGCGCACGAAAATGGAACGGCCGGTGACCCTGGAGTTTCGCGATGCCAACCTGAAAACCATCTTTGAGGTGCTGTCGCAGGTGGCCGGGCTCAATTTCATCTTCGACAAGGACCTGCGTCCGGACATGAAGGCGACCATCTTCGTCAAGGACGTGCGCATTGAAGATGCCGTGGCGCTGCTGCTGGAACAGAACCAGTTGCACCAGAAAGTGGTGAACGACAACACCCTGCTGATCTACCCGGACTCGCCGCAAAAGACCAAGGACTATCAGGAATTGGTCATGCGCACCTTTTACCTGACCAGCATCGACTCCAACACCGCGCTGAACCTGGTCAAGACCATGCTCAAGACCCGAGATGTGTTCGTCGATGAACGCCTCAACACCTTGACCATGCGCGATACCCCCGATGCGGTGCGCATGGCTGAAAAACTGCTGCAGTCGCAGGACCAGTCCAATCCTGAAGTGGTGCTGGAAGTCGAGGTGATGGAGGTCGCGCGTTCGCGAATCCTCGAGCTCGGCCTGCAGTGGCCCAATACCTTCGGGGTGCTCAATGAAGATGGCAAAGCCGTAAGCACCCTCGATCAACTGCGTGGCATCGACTCGTCGCGCATCACCATTTCGCCGTCGCCGCAGGCCAAGATCAACGCCCAGGACAACGACATCAATACCTTGGCAAGCCCGGTGATTCGCGTCAGCAACCGCGAGCAGGCACGCATCCATATCGGCCAACGGGTGCCGATCGTCAGCGCTACGTCGGTGCCGTCTACCCAGGGACCGGTGATCACCGAAAGCATTACTTACCTGGACGTCGGCCTTAAGCTTGAAGTGACCCCGATTGTGCACTTGAACAACGAAGTGGCGATCAAGGTATCGCTGGAGGTCAGTAACGCCAAGCCACTGGAACCGACCCGTCAAGGCACCATTCCGGTCCAGGTCGACACCCGCAACGCCCAGACCAGCCTGCGCCTGCATGACGGTGAAACCCAAGTGCTGGCGGGGCTGGTGCGCAACGACGACGGTGCCAGCGGCAACAAGATTCCGTTGCTGGGCGACATTCCCGGGTTGGGACGACTGTTTGGCAGCAACCGCAACGACAAGAGCCAATCGGAACTGGTGCTGTCGATCACTCCGCGCATTGTGCGCAACCTGCCATACCAGAGCCCGTCGGACATGGAGTTCCCGTCGGGCACTGAAACCAGCATGCAGATCCGCAACCTCAATCGCACGATTGAGGTCAGCGACGAGCAGCCGATCGCCGCCGTGCCTACTGCTGTGAGGCCCTAA
- a CDS encoding CsgG/HfaB family protein has protein sequence MKRFLTTLLILAALQGCSLREPMPAEQDSESPTLTPRASTYYDLINMPRPKGRLMAVVYGFRDQTGQYKPTPASSFSTSVTQGAASMLMDALQASGWFVVLEREGLQNLLTERKIIRASQKKPDTPVNIQGELPPLQAANLMLEGGIIAYDTNVRSGGEGARYLGIDISREYRVDQVSVNLRAVDVRSGQVLANVMTSKTIYSVGRSAGVFKFIEFKKLLEAEVGYTTNEPAQLCVLSAIESAVGHLLAQGIERRLWQVAGDGSGDSATLDKYLSQYQAP, from the coding sequence ATGAAACGATTTCTGACCACACTGCTGATCCTCGCCGCGTTGCAAGGTTGCAGCCTGCGCGAACCGATGCCCGCCGAGCAGGACAGCGAAAGCCCGACCCTGACGCCGCGCGCTTCGACCTACTATGACTTGATCAACATGCCGCGGCCCAAGGGCCGGCTGATGGCGGTGGTGTATGGCTTTCGCGACCAGACCGGGCAATACAAACCGACCCCGGCCAGTTCGTTCTCCACCAGCGTCACCCAGGGGGCGGCAAGCATGCTGATGGATGCCTTGCAGGCCAGCGGCTGGTTCGTGGTGCTTGAACGTGAGGGCCTGCAGAACCTGTTGACCGAACGCAAGATCATTCGCGCTTCGCAGAAAAAGCCGGACACGCCGGTGAACATTCAAGGTGAACTACCACCGCTGCAAGCGGCCAACCTGATGCTCGAAGGCGGCATCATTGCCTACGACACCAACGTGCGCAGTGGCGGCGAGGGGGCACGCTACCTGGGCATCGACATCTCTCGTGAGTACCGCGTCGACCAGGTCTCGGTCAACCTGAGGGCGGTGGATGTACGCAGTGGTCAGGTGTTGGCCAACGTCATGACCAGTAAGACGATTTACTCGGTTGGGCGCAGTGCCGGGGTGTTCAAGTTCATCGAGTTCAAGAAGCTGCTGGAGGCCGAGGTCGGCTACACCACCAACGAACCGGCGCAGTTGTGTGTGCTGTCGGCCATCGAGTCGGCGGTGGGACATCTGCTGGCGCAAGGCATCGAGCGGCGCCTGTGGCAGGTGGCAGGGGATGGCAGCGGCGATAGCGCGACCCTGGACAAATACCTGAGTCAGTATCAAGCCCCATGA
- a CDS encoding CbtA family protein — protein MIKRIASTAGFAGLLAALLLTLLQSFWVAPLILQAETYESAAPAVETPHAHAAGTAEHHHDSEAWAPEDGWQRVLSTTGGNLVVAVGFALILAALYTLRAPKTVISGALWGLGGFAVFCLAPTLGLPPELPGTAAADLAQRQAWWVGTAAATAVGLGLMVFAQNWLLKALGVVLLVVPHVIGAPQPQVHEMLAPEALEAEFKVASLLTNAAFWLALGLISAWLFRRPSRA, from the coding sequence ATGATCAAGCGTATTGCGAGTACCGCAGGGTTTGCCGGACTGCTGGCCGCCCTGCTGCTGACCCTGCTGCAAAGCTTCTGGGTTGCGCCGTTGATTCTTCAGGCGGAAACCTATGAAAGTGCCGCGCCTGCGGTCGAAACACCACACGCGCATGCTGCCGGTACCGCCGAGCATCATCACGACAGCGAAGCCTGGGCACCGGAAGATGGCTGGCAACGAGTACTGTCAACCACCGGCGGTAACCTGGTGGTCGCCGTAGGCTTTGCCCTGATCCTCGCCGCCCTCTATACCCTGCGTGCGCCGAAGACGGTTATCAGTGGTGCACTGTGGGGCCTGGGTGGCTTCGCCGTGTTCTGCCTGGCGCCGACCTTGGGCCTGCCACCGGAGCTGCCAGGTACTGCCGCTGCCGATCTGGCTCAGCGTCAGGCCTGGTGGGTCGGCACTGCCGCCGCCACCGCCGTCGGTCTGGGGTTAATGGTGTTCGCCCAAAACTGGCTGTTAAAAGCACTGGGCGTCGTGCTGCTGGTCGTGCCGCATGTGATTGGCGCACCGCAGCCGCAAGTACATGAAATGCTCGCGCCAGAAGCCCTGGAAGCGGAGTTCAAGGTCGCCTCGTTGCTGACCAACGCGGCATTCTGGCTGGCCTTGGGGCTGATCAGTGCCTGGTTGTTCCGTCGCCCGAGCCGGGCCTGA
- a CDS encoding curli assembly protein CsgF, with product MNNNNTCRLASLVLLAALCSQAGATELVYTPVNPAFGGNPLNGTWLLNNAQAQNDHDDPDVKDRASAFASTSALERFTSQLESRLLSQLLNNINNGTTGSLQTDAFIINVLDDSGALTIQITDRATGEISEVLVNGLNP from the coding sequence ATGAACAACAACAATACCTGCCGCCTGGCCTCCCTGGTCCTGCTGGCTGCCCTGTGCAGCCAGGCGGGTGCCACTGAGCTGGTGTACACCCCGGTCAACCCGGCGTTTGGCGGCAATCCGTTGAACGGCACGTGGTTGCTCAACAACGCCCAGGCTCAGAACGACCATGATGATCCGGACGTCAAGGACCGCGCCTCGGCGTTCGCCAGTACCTCCGCACTGGAGCGCTTTACCAGCCAACTGGAGTCGCGGCTGCTCTCACAACTGCTTAACAACATCAATAACGGCACCACCGGCAGCCTGCAGACCGATGCATTCATCATCAACGTGCTCGACGACTCTGGGGCGCTGACCATCCAGATCACCGATCGGGCAACAGGTGAAATTTCAGAAGTTCTGGTGAACGGCCTGAACCCTTGA
- a CDS encoding prepilin-type N-terminal cleavage/methylation domain-containing protein: MNRSMAGFSLIEVMLTLALLGLLASIAAPLTETLVRRGKEQELKTALYQIRDAIDAYKRAFDAGYIEKSLNASGYPPSLQVLVEGVRDVRSAKGAKFYFLRRIPHDPLLSAKADDEGGWGLRAYDSSAQSPREGEDVFDVYSKATGKGLNGIAYGQW, from the coding sequence ATGAACCGCTCGATGGCAGGATTCAGCTTGATCGAAGTGATGTTGACCCTGGCGCTGCTCGGGTTGCTGGCCTCGATTGCCGCACCGCTGACCGAAACCCTGGTGCGCCGGGGCAAAGAGCAGGAGCTGAAAACCGCGCTGTATCAGATTCGCGACGCCATTGACGCCTACAAACGCGCCTTCGATGCGGGTTACATCGAGAAATCGCTTAATGCCAGCGGCTATCCACCCAGCTTGCAGGTGCTGGTGGAGGGGGTGCGCGATGTGCGCAGTGCCAAAGGTGCCAAGTTTTACTTTCTGCGGCGCATTCCCCACGACCCGTTGCTCAGCGCCAAGGCCGACGACGAAGGTGGCTGGGGCCTGCGTGCCTATGACAGCTCGGCACAAAGCCCGCGCGAAGGTGAAGACGTTTTCGACGTCTACTCCAAGGCAACGGGCAAGGGCCTCAACGGCATCGCCTACGGGCAGTGGTGA
- a CDS encoding PilN domain-containing protein: MRRLELDFQPRRTAVAAWVLLALGASLLAGAIIVSQSFEQQQAALDQQLESFERQLGKRPEHSASLTSAQSREQTEKLAQMRSVSQQLQRPWERLFDMLEALPQDDVALLTLTPDARKGQVRISAEARDLEAMLSFHKRLEASGELRDVSLLNHEIMAKQAEHPVQFNLSATWEIGNAHP; encoded by the coding sequence ATGCGCCGCCTGGAGCTGGACTTTCAGCCACGGCGCACAGCCGTTGCGGCCTGGGTGTTGTTGGCGCTCGGCGCCAGCCTGTTGGCAGGGGCGATTATCGTTAGCCAAAGTTTCGAGCAGCAGCAGGCAGCACTTGATCAGCAACTGGAATCGTTCGAGCGGCAGTTGGGCAAACGCCCTGAGCATAGCGCGTCGCTGACCTCGGCGCAGAGCCGCGAGCAAACCGAGAAGCTGGCACAGATGCGCAGCGTCTCGCAGCAACTGCAGCGGCCGTGGGAGCGTCTGTTCGACATGCTCGAAGCACTGCCCCAGGACGACGTCGCGCTGCTGACCCTGACCCCCGATGCACGTAAGGGCCAGGTTCGCATCAGCGCCGAGGCCCGCGACCTGGAAGCCATGCTGAGTTTCCACAAGCGCCTGGAAGCCAGTGGTGAGTTGCGCGATGTGTCATTGCTCAACCACGAAATCATGGCCAAGCAAGCCGAGCATCCGGTGCAGTTCAACCTGTCGGCGACCTGGGAGATCGGCAATGCCCATCCATAG
- a CDS encoding type II secretion system protein has product MKRSQGFTLIELLVVMAIIATLMTIAMPRYFQSLETSREATLRQSLAVMREALDHYYGDTGRYPESLEQLVEQRYLRNAPLDPITERRDQWQVVAPPEGVGGSVADIKSGSTGRARDGSLYAEW; this is encoded by the coding sequence ATGAAACGCAGCCAAGGCTTCACCTTGATCGAGTTGCTGGTGGTGATGGCGATCATCGCCACGCTGATGACCATTGCCATGCCGCGCTATTTCCAAAGCCTGGAAACCTCGCGTGAAGCCACCTTGCGTCAGAGCCTGGCGGTGATGCGCGAAGCACTGGACCACTACTACGGCGACACTGGGCGTTACCCCGAGTCGCTGGAGCAACTGGTCGAGCAACGGTACCTGCGCAACGCGCCGCTGGACCCGATCACCGAGCGCCGTGACCAGTGGCAGGTGGTCGCTCCGCCAGAGGGCGTGGGCGGTTCCGTGGCCGATATCAAGAGCGGTTCAACTGGGAGGGCGCGTGATGGCAGCTTATATGCCGAGTGGTAG